One Exiguobacterium acetylicum DNA segment encodes these proteins:
- a CDS encoding PCYCGC motif-containing (lipo)protein: MKLNILLKSVSLISLSLIAVGCAQSPMKSSTPNHSKEVDHAKHMGGDKIEETSSSLILPTFLKTQPEDVRNVYQAVGKNRKLLEKIPCYCGCGETVNHKNNYDCFIEENATNGSVKWTSHGTTCSTCLEIAVKSILKQRDGESVKDIRSAIDSSYKDGYSKPTPTPL; the protein is encoded by the coding sequence GTGAAACTTAACATACTCTTAAAAAGCGTAAGTCTTATTAGCCTATCCCTGATTGCGGTCGGCTGTGCTCAATCCCCGATGAAGTCTTCTACTCCCAATCATTCAAAGGAGGTAGATCATGCGAAACATATGGGCGGTGACAAGATTGAAGAAACATCATCATCGTTGATACTTCCTACGTTTTTAAAAACTCAACCTGAAGATGTACGAAATGTTTATCAAGCTGTAGGGAAAAATCGTAAACTACTAGAGAAAATACCTTGCTATTGCGGTTGCGGTGAAACAGTCAATCATAAAAATAATTATGATTGCTTTATAGAAGAAAACGCGACGAATGGATCGGTGAAATGGACAAGTCACGGAACGACATGCAGCACCTGTCTCGAGATTGCTGTAAAGTCTATTTTGAAGCAACGGGACGGAGAATCGGTTAAAGATATTCGTTCTGCAATCGATTCTTCATATAAAGATGGATACTCGAAGCCGACACCGACTCCCTTATGA